A single region of the Vicia villosa cultivar HV-30 ecotype Madison, WI linkage group LG4, Vvil1.0, whole genome shotgun sequence genome encodes:
- the LOC131597352 gene encoding uncharacterized protein LOC131597352 has protein sequence METYSIGFNNTFLSLNHSDAPHNCITISSLKDLKMSQQPNASSSKKGSPISDSATPNELTNPNWALNVSPLRMISADDLTTTKPITSHARRPKEGVHTKGSNPSSFNPREENNEEVQEDADNINVTKDVNDIGNSEADDSPRADAGTGTNVVDLNEYSDNDLVATVNPSVAKRLVTRRKGKVVIQNSPVKKADVKSPSKDSVKKKSTSAGPIKSRAVAKSVGVDPTKSWSKVVPKKRMARAVEESESDVKVNVHDIPLKKKPTTSKLATCVPEVPIDNVSFHFAASANRWKLVYQKRLALERELAQNVRDCKDIMDLIEAAGLIKTIVHLSKCYEMLLKEFIVNLSKECGDKRSKEFKKMVVRGKCVNFSSTVINNLLGRSDETQPELEVFDNKVCQVITANQVRSWPLKGKLSAGKLSIKYAMLHKIGAANWVPTNHKSTISTVLEQD, from the coding sequence ATGGAAACCTACTCTATTGGTTTCAACAATACCTTTCTGAGTTTGAACCACTCCGATGCACCTCACAATTGTATCACAATAAGCTCTCTGAAGGATCTCAAGATGTCTCAACAACCGAATGCTTCCTCCTCAAAGAAAGGGTCTCCCATCTCCGACTCTGCAACACCTAATGAGTTAACTAACCCTAATTGGGCTCTCAATGTATCTCCTCTGAGGATGATTAGCGCTGATGATTTAACGACTACAAAGCCAATAACATCACATGCAAGAAGACCTAAGGAGGGTGTTCATACTAAGGGCTCCAATCCCTCATCATTCAACCCTCGTGAGGAAAACAATGAAGAGGTTCAAGAAGATGCTGATAACATCAATGTCACCAAGGATGTCAATGACATCGGAAATTCTGAAGCTGATGATAGTCCAAGGGCAGATGCTGGAACAGGTACAAATGTTGTGGATTTAAATGAGTACTCTGACAATGATTTGGTTGCTACTGTGAACCCTAGTGTAGCCAAAAGGCTCGTGACTAGGAGAAAAGGAAAAGTTGTGATTCAGAATTCTCCTGTGAAGAAAGCTGATGTTAAAAGCCCTTCCAAAGACTCTGTCAAGAAGAAGAGTACCTCTGCAGGACCTATAAAGAGCAGAGCTGTGGCTAAAAGTGTTGGTGTTGACCCCACAAAATCTTGGAGCAAGGTTGTTCCAAAGAAGAGGATGGCAAGAGCtgttgaagaatccgagtctgaTGTTAAAGTGAATGTCCATGACATTCCATTAAAGAAAAAGCCCACAACTAGCAAGCTTGCTACTTGTGTACCTGAAGTTCCCATTGACAATGTATCCTTCCACTTTGCTGCAAGTGCAAACAGGTGGAAATTAGTGTATCAAAAGAGATTGGCTCTTGAGAGGGAATTGGCTCAAAATGTTCGTGACTGTAAGGACATAATGGACTTGATTGAGGCTGCTGGCCTAATAAAAACTATTGTCCATCTGAGTAAATGCTATGAAATGCTACTAAAAGAGTTCATAGTGAACCTCTCTAAAGAGTGTGGTGACAAAAGATCTAAGGAATTCAAAAAAATGGTTGTAAGAGGCAAATGTGTTAACTTCTCTTCCACTGTGATAAACAACCTCTTGGGAAGGTCTGATGAaactcaacctgagcttgaagtctTTGATAACAAGGTATGCCAAGTTATAACTGCAAATCAAGTCAGAAGTTGGCCTTTGAAAGGAAAATTGTCTGCCGGTAAACTAAGCATAAAGTATGCAATGCTGCATAAGATTGGGGCTGCTAATTGGGTGCCAACAAATCACAAGTCTACTATCTCaactgtgttagaacaagattga